A window of Pectinophora gossypiella chromosome 12, ilPecGoss1.1, whole genome shotgun sequence contains these coding sequences:
- the LOC126371214 gene encoding formin-binding protein 4-like: protein MSSLAGLVANYGDSDEEHDENGSSRPLPSAAAAHAPAAYTHSSAAIHPPPIPHCPWSACYDEGSGFTYYWNQQTNAVTWEAPPEYLLALKLAQQQLNTSGSTEVSAEEWQLYQQALAEKQNVQNKMAAKASILKPTRKVEKPVDVKSKKDDKGKKRPASEDEEEKIELITSYYNSDSESNDESESPVKSSIPPKPQTVKPQTAPKQPVKKQKKQPTVEYGPSLPPNQNYTVPIGPELPPKLTNTVKSPEHKTIPKDEGKSTPNSTEIDESIDENALLNKLKDKAKLLEKLGGELPSELKKIIRDENSSGTNSPIKSDGWKEKILDTNIDDLLDEIEKKELPKVKSKSDEQSCKSNGTSARNSPRSTDTPPREEIKPLFPSSKVIAEEPEKPVGLFPSAANIRESSPEKIQSSTPPPPAEKKPNMYLSDVSEVTNVNRKKLRISNSVLPERPKAEAPSYTTKYSSHIEGFSSERTGLGFSKEEESGTSPKATISYGNGLMFTKGETLNEEKRDEDLDDMMELVEAKLKYLNQLQPCVVTPVAEMLIQMQTLMSAFRAGALSGAYWRRWVAGGTAALAGQEARAAPPGWALAFQRSEGRYRYERADGHTQWEYPAPAPPAPPADMDICTTPPHSTPDKDEVLVQPPLPASPPPPPPPPAWQSPPQWADPPPPGTDDPPPLPAAPAKQEIGDELASFYSDIAELEKQAPPSAPQTGAGTPSPPPPPPLRLEVEEKKKEEVKPRKKTKVKISSSVGLKHKSVSNLVAKWQQVADEIHSDS from the exons ATGAGTTCGTTAGCGGGTTTGGTAGCGAATTACGGAGATTCGGATGAGGAGCACGACGAAAATGGGTCTTCAAGACCATTACCCAGTGCGGCGGCGGCACACGCCCCGGCTGCGTACACTCATAGTTCCGCAGCCATTCATCCACCGCCTATACCTCATTGCC CCTGGTCAGCGTGTTATGACGAGGGCAGTGGATTCACTTACTACTGGAACCAGCAGACTAATGCAGTGACCTGGGAGGCGCCGCCGGAGTACCTACTAGCTCTCAAATTGGCACAACAGCAGTTGAATACTTCAG GATCCACAGAAGTGTCAGCAGAAGAATGGCAGTTGTACCAGCAAGCGTTAGCAGAGAAACAGAATGTTCAAAACAAGATGGCGGCCAAGGCTAGCATCTTGAAGCCCACGAGGAAGGTGGAGAAACCTGTTGATGTCAAGTCAAAGAAAGATGACAAGGGCAAGAAAAGACCCGCCAGCGAAGATGAAGAGGA AAAAATAGAACTGATAACATCATACTACAATTCAGACTCTGAATCGAATGACGAGTCGGAGTCTCCAGTCAAGTCTTCCATACCACCGAAACCTCAGACTGTCAAACCACAAACAGCACCGAAGCAACCTGTAAAGAAGCAGAAGAAACAGCCTACAGTAGAGTATGGGCCGAGCTTGCCTCCAAACCAGAACTACACAGTGCCTATAGGACCGGAGCTACCTCCAAAACTTACAAATACTGTCAAGTCGCCCGAGCACAAGACAATTCCTAAAGATGAG GGAAAGTCAACGCCAAATTCAACAGAAATTGACGAGAGTATAGATGAAAATGcattattaaacaaattaaaagacAAAGCAAAATTACTAGAAAAGCTCGGAGGAGAATTGCCATcggaattaaagaaaataatacgaGATGAAAATAGTTCTGGTACGAATTCACCAATAAAAAGTGATGGTTGGAAAGAGAAAATATTGGACACAAACATTGATGACTTGCTAGATgaaatagaaaagaaagaaCTTCCTAAAGTCAAATCTAAATCTGACGAACAAAGTTGCAAATCGAATGGAACAAGTGCCAGAAATTCTCCCAGAAGCACTGACACGCCTCCTAGAGAGGAAATCAAACCCTTATTCCCAAGTAGTAAAGTGATTGCCGAAGAACCTGAGAAACCTGTTGGGTTATTCCCGAGCGCAGCTAATATTCGGGAAAGTAGCCCTGAGAAAATCCAATCTTCTACTCCTCCACCTCCGGCGGAAAAGAAACCAAACATGTATCTATCAGATGTTAGCGAAGTGACTAATGTTAACCGGAAGAAGCTTCGAATTTCAAATTCTGTTCTACCCGAACGACCAAAGGCTGAAGCTCCGTCTTATACTACGAAATACTCGTCACATATTGAAGGATTCTCTTCAGAAAGGACTGGCTTAGGTTTTAGTAAGGAAGAAGAGAGTGGTACCAGTCCAAAGGCAACAATAAGTTACGGGAATGGTCTCATGTTTACTAAGGGAGAGACATTGAATGAGGAGAAGAGGGACGAAGACTTGGACGACATGATGGAGCTGGTGGAAGCTAAGCTCAAGTATTTGAACCAGTTGCAGCCATGTGTCGTCACACCCGTGGCGGAGATGCTCATACAGATGCAG ACGCTGATGTCGGCGTTCCGCGCGGGCGCGCTGTCGGGCGCGTACTGGCGGCGCTGGGTGGCGGGCGGCACGGCCGCGCTGGCGGGGCAGGaggcgcgcgccgcgccgccgggcTGGGCGCTCGCCTTCCAGAG GTCGGAGGGCCGCTACCGCTACGAGCGCGCGGACGGCCACACGCAGTGGGAGtaccccgcgcccgcgccccccgcgccgcccgccgacaTGGACATATGCACCACGCCGCCACATTCCACGCCCGATAAG GACGAAGTGTTAGTGCAGCCCCCCCTCCCCGCGtccccgccgcccccgccgccgcccccggcGTGGCAGTCCCCGCCGCAGTGGGCCGACCCTCCGCCGCCCGGCACTGACGACCCGCCCCCGCTGCCCGCC GCCCCAGCAAAACAAGAGATAGGCGACGAACTAGCGTCGTTCTACAGCGACATAGCAGAGTTGGAGAAGCAGGCGCCGCCGTCGGCGCCGCAGACCGGGGCCGGCacgccgtcgccgccgccgccgccgcccctcAGGCTGGAGGTCGAGGAAAAGAAGAAGGAAGAAGTCAAGCCTAGGAAGAAAACCAAG gtaaaaatatcatcatcagtcGGTTTGAAGCACAAATCCGTGTCGAACCTCGTGGCGAAGTGGCAGCAGGTTGCCGACGAGATACACTCAGATTCTTAG